One Agelaius phoeniceus isolate bAgePho1 chromosome 6, bAgePho1.hap1, whole genome shotgun sequence DNA window includes the following coding sequences:
- the LOC143694229 gene encoding uncharacterized protein LOC143694229: protein METFFRRHFGRKGLRRSSVVAVPTGKARRRSQVGLPSASLAQCRRGSGTAAASLSCLGLVRRPGTRRRSSTTPPCLSPRFAVQKKRGGQAQAIDAQLLGPTVLLASLLPTGEEGDGAHCTDSSTSESPEDGGAAAGAEGGQHEHSAEETWLAMLPQPRPLQAGLLSRGPRCLRRASSHRLPTEALHGRAAYGLPGRYRRLSQRRRSSDAPQPGPLPSGHPRLLAQRCAGVAGTKCPSATLVKGLGPEPTCHTTPDGWSPRLLYV from the coding sequence ATGGAAACCTTTTTCAGGCGGCACTTTGGGCGGAAGGGGCTGCGGCGCAGCAGCGTGGTGGCTGTGCCCACGGGCAAGGCCAGGCGGCGCTCCCAGGTGGGGCTGCCCTCCGCCTCGCTGGCCCAGTGCCGCCGCGGCTCAGGCACCGCAGCGGCATCCCtctcctgcctggggctggtcCGGCGTCCCGGCACGCGTCGCCGCTCCAGCACCACGCCGCCCTGCCTCAGCCCCAGGTTTGCCGTGCAGAAGAAGCGCGGAGGCCAGGCACAAGCCATTGATGCCCAGCTGCTGGGTCCCACTGTCCTCCTGGCCAGCCTCCTTCCCACGGGAGAGGAGGGGGACGGGGCTCACTGCACTGACAGCTCCACATCTGAGTCTCCAGAGGACGgtggtgcagcagcaggagctgaggggggCCAGCACGAGCATAGCGCTGAGGAGACATGGCTGGCCATGCTGCCCCAGCCGCGGccgctgcaggcagggctgctgtcGCGGGGACCCCGCTGCCTGCGGCGCGCCTCCTCCCACCGCCTGCCCACTGAGGCCCTGCACGGCCGCGCTGCCTACGGCCTGCCAGGCCGCTACCGCCGCCTCAGCCAACGCCGGCGCTCCAGCGATGCCCCTCAGCCTGGGCCGCTCCCCTCTGGCCACCCCCGGCTGCTGGCCCAGCGCTGTGCAGGAGTGGCTGGAACCAAGTGCCCCTCTGCCACCCTCGTCAAGGGTTTGGGACCGGAGCCCACCTGCCACACCACCCCGGATGGCTGGAGCCCCCGGCTGCTGTATGTATAG